A window from Megalobrama amblycephala isolate DHTTF-2021 linkage group LG21, ASM1881202v1, whole genome shotgun sequence encodes these proteins:
- the snai1a gene encoding snail family zinc finger 1a, giving the protein MPRSFLVKKYFTSKRPNYSELECQNDTLPDRYPLAELPAVSNDFPVTCLTTGLVWDVSLVPSLHDPTSTLSTSQGPLDLSSPSSVSCSSSGEEDEGRTSDPPSPDSSDTYHPQQTSRPRRNNKNRAGQREDKSEATVPVTRPAFFCKHCPKEYNSLGALKMHIRSHTLPCVCPTCGKAFSRPWLLRGHIRTHTGERPFSCTHCNRAFADRSNLRAHLQTHADVKKYQCSTCSRTFSRMSLLQKHSTAGCCPSTA; this is encoded by the exons ATGCCTCGGTCTTTCCTGGTAAAAAAGTATTTCACCAGCAAGAGGCCAAACTACAGTGAGCTGGAATGTCAGAACG ATACTTTGCCAGACAGATACCCACTAGCAGAACTTCCAGCAGTCAGCAACGACTTCCCAGTGACTTGCTTGACCACTGGACTGGTTTGGGATGTCAGCTTGGTACCTTCCCTGCACGATCCCACATCCACCCTTTCCACTAGCCAGGGCCCACTGGACCTCAGCTCCCCGTCCAGCGTCAGCTGCAGCAGCAGTGGGGAAGAAGATGAAGGACGTACATCAGATCCACCGAGTCCAGATTCCTCAGACACCTACCACCCCCAACAGACCAGCAGGCCGAGACGCAACAACAAGAACAGGGCAGGACAGAGAGAGGACAAGAGCGAGGCCACCGTCCCTGTCACTCGACCGGCCTTCTTCTGCAAGCACTGTCCTAAAGAATACAACAGTCTCGGTGCCCTAAAGATGCACATCCGCTCTCACACACTACCATGTGTCTGTCCCACCTGTGGAAAGGCCTTCTCCCGACCCTGGCTGTTAAGAGGACACATTCGCACACATACAG GTGAGCGTCCGTTCTCCTGCACACACTGTAACCGTGCCTTCGCAGACCGTTCTAACCTGCGCGCGCACCTGCAGACCCACGCAGACGTGAAGAAATACCAGTGCAGCACCTGCTCGCGCACCTTCAGCCGCATGTCCTTGCTGCAGAAACACAGCACGGCCGGCTGCTGTCCCTCTACAGCCTGA